The Paenibacillus beijingensis nucleotide sequence GCCGAGTGGGCGCTCGCCTGGTGCCTGAAGCATCCGGCCGTTACAAGCGTCATTCCGGGCTGCAAAAACCCGGCGCAGGTGGAATCGAACGCCCGGGCGGCCGATTTGCTCGAAGCTTAAGCGGCTTGAGCAAGGAACGCACTTTGTTAATCCTCGCTATTGACAGAGATTTTCCGAGCATATATAATTCAACCCAAGTTATACCAATTAGGCCATGATCAAAGACACGACTTCATTATTCATGCTGCACAGAGAGAGGGGCGACAGCTGCAAGCTCCTTCAGTCATGACGATGAAGTTACCCCTTTGTAGCTGTGATGTGGAATCCGTATGTCTGCCCATACGGTAGTATTCGTCACCGGTTCATCCCCGTTAAAGGATGCCAAATGAGGGCCCCGATCTTTACATGGGGTCGAAATTAGGGTGGAACCACGAGTAAACAAGCACTCGTCCCTTTGCGGGATGCGTGCTTTTTTTATGCGCATTTCGCTTGACTTGATTTCAAAAATCAGGAAGGTGAGCACGATTGGCTATTCGAGTAACATTTCCAGACAGTGCCGTCAAACAGTTTGAAGCCGGAATTACAATTGAACAGATCGCAGGGTCGATTTCCCCGGGTCTAAGGAAAAACGCTATTGCGGGTAAAATTAACGGAAAGTTGGCGGATGTTTATTCGCCGCTGCATGCCGATGCTGCGGTTGAGATCGTAACGGTGGACAGCGCGGACGGCTTGGAAATTTATCGTCACAGCACAGCCCATTTGCTGGCGCAGGCACTTACGAGACTGTACGGGCAAGCAAACGTTAAACTGGGGATTGGCCCCGTTATCGAAGACGGGTTCTACTACGATATCGATATGGAACAGTCGCTCACGCCCGAGGACTTGGTGAAGATCGAAAAAGAGATGGAGAACATTACCGTACAAAATTTGGCTATCCGCCGCAGGGAAGTAAGCCGGGAAGAGGCTCTGGCGATATTTACGGAACGGGATGATCACCTGAAGCTTGAACTGATTCATGATCTGCCGGAAGATTCCGTTATCACTTTATACGATCAAGGTGAATTTTTTGACTTGTGCCGCGGGCCTCATCTGCCTTCCACCGGAAAAATTAAAGCTTTCAAGCTGCTCAGCATTGCAGGGGCCTATTGGCGCGGCGATTCCAACAATAAGATGCTGCAGCGCATATACGGCACTGCTTTTCCGAAGCGGGCCCAACTCGATGAGCACTTGTTCCTGCTTGAGGAGGCAAAGAAACGCGATCATCGTAAACTTGGCAAAGAGCTCGAATTGTTTATGTTTTCTGAAGAAGCGCCTGGGATGCCGTTTTACCTGCAGAACGGTATGCTCATCCGCAATCAGCTTGAAAACTTTTCCCGCGAGCTGCAGATGCGGCAAAACTATGAGGAAGTCCGGACACCGTTAATGATGAACCAGCGGTTGTGGGAGCAGTCGGGGCACTGGGATCACTACAAGGAAAACATGTACTTTACCGATGTTGACGATACCAAGTTTGCGTTAAAACCGATGAACTGCCCGGGGCATATGATCATTTATAAAAACCGGCTTCATTCGTACCGGGAACTGCCGATCCGCATATCGGAGTTCGGGCAGGTTCACCGTCATGAATTTTCAGGCGCTCTGAACGGCATGATGCGGGTGCGGACGTTTTGTCAGGACGATGCTCATATTTTTGTCCGCCCGGATCAGATTGAGGAAGAAATTAGCCGTGTGATCGCTTTAATTGACGAGATCTATGAAGTGTTCGGCTTCGAATATACCATTGAGCTGTCGACTCGGCCAGACGATTCCATGGGTTCGGAATTGCTGTGGAGCAAGGCCGAATCAGCCTTGCAAAATGTGCTGGACAGCCGCGGTATTTATTACCGGATCAACAAAGGGGACGGGGCGTTTTATGGTCCCAAGATCGACTTCCATATACTGGACGCCCTTAAACGGAGCTGGCAATGCGCAACGATCCAGCTTGACTTTCAGATGCCGGAGAAGTTTGAGCTCTCCTATATCGGTGAAGACAATCAAAAGCATCGTCCGGTTGTCATTCACCGGGCTGTATACGGCTCCGTCGATCGTTTTATTGGAATTTTGACGGAACATTACAGCGGACAATTCCCCGTATGGCTTTCACCCATACAAGTTAAACTATTGCCGGTATCGGATCACTATATCGACTATGCTTGCGAAGTGAAAAGCATTTTAAGCGGACACGGTATTCGAGCGGACGTTGATGCACGCAGCGAAAAGCTTGGCTACAAAATACGGGAAGCGCAGTTATCCAAAGTGCCGTACATGCTCGTGCTGGGCGAAAATGAAAAAACGAACCGATCTGTTTCCGTTCGTAAACGGGAGGAAGGAGATCTCGGAACGAGTGAGGTTCAAGCGTTTGTAGATCGCATTATCGAGGAAATTCAACTGAAAGTATTAAATTAGCGCCATACTGGCAGAGCTGCCGGTGTTGTGCCGGAATGTTGAGGACGTAGCCCCAGCTAATTCGCGGGGGAGACGTCCTCGTTTTACGAAAGCAATTATTAAAGAACCATTACTGTGATAATATGGGATTAATACAAAGGCTCAATACCGAAATCAGTATTTGATGATAACAGATTGCGATCGGACTGTAACTGGAATAAGGCTAGCCCATTACAGGGAGGAATATCTGTGGCAAATGACAATCATGCTCGTGAAGCAGCGTTCGCGACGAGAAAAATTGTAGCAGGACTTTTCATGTCGCTGGATGGGGTGGTGGACTCGCCCGCAAACTCGCCCCACAAGTGGATCAACGAACAATTAATGACCCAGATTGCCGCCGGCATCGCGCAGGCGGACGCCGTCCTGCTGGGTCCGGGTACGTACCGGCTGTTGGCTCAGTTTTGGCAGCACCAGAGCAACGACGTACCAATGGCTAATTTCCTGAACAATTCAACCAAGTATGTG carries:
- the thrS gene encoding threonine--tRNA ligase: MAIRVTFPDSAVKQFEAGITIEQIAGSISPGLRKNAIAGKINGKLADVYSPLHADAAVEIVTVDSADGLEIYRHSTAHLLAQALTRLYGQANVKLGIGPVIEDGFYYDIDMEQSLTPEDLVKIEKEMENITVQNLAIRRREVSREEALAIFTERDDHLKLELIHDLPEDSVITLYDQGEFFDLCRGPHLPSTGKIKAFKLLSIAGAYWRGDSNNKMLQRIYGTAFPKRAQLDEHLFLLEEAKKRDHRKLGKELELFMFSEEAPGMPFYLQNGMLIRNQLENFSRELQMRQNYEEVRTPLMMNQRLWEQSGHWDHYKENMYFTDVDDTKFALKPMNCPGHMIIYKNRLHSYRELPIRISEFGQVHRHEFSGALNGMMRVRTFCQDDAHIFVRPDQIEEEISRVIALIDEIYEVFGFEYTIELSTRPDDSMGSELLWSKAESALQNVLDSRGIYYRINKGDGAFYGPKIDFHILDALKRSWQCATIQLDFQMPEKFELSYIGEDNQKHRPVVIHRAVYGSVDRFIGILTEHYSGQFPVWLSPIQVKLLPVSDHYIDYACEVKSILSGHGIRADVDARSEKLGYKIREAQLSKVPYMLVLGENEKTNRSVSVRKREEGDLGTSEVQAFVDRIIEEIQLKVLN